The following coding sequences are from one Pelagovum sp. HNIBRBA483 window:
- a CDS encoding sugar transferase: protein MTIHFSKGLPPAAPMMYQPTAERRPAGVYAMIGKRLFDIVLVLLMAPIAVPVVLILALLISLDGSNPFYSQMRTGVNGKKFRMWKLRSMVKGADELLETYLAANPDERRIWDAVQKLDNDPRITPFGRVLRQSSLDELPQLWNVLRGDMSLVGPRPMTPDQEGMYPGPFYFGALPGMTGPWQVSDRNETLFKERAIYDFRYRQSVSLLTDLQLLVATIGVVFKCTGR from the coding sequence ATGACTATCCACTTTTCGAAAGGCCTGCCGCCCGCAGCGCCGATGATGTACCAACCAACGGCCGAGCGTCGGCCCGCCGGTGTGTACGCTATGATAGGCAAGCGCCTTTTTGATATCGTGCTGGTGCTGCTGATGGCGCCGATCGCCGTTCCTGTTGTGCTGATCCTTGCACTGCTGATCAGCCTCGACGGATCAAATCCGTTTTACTCGCAGATGCGCACCGGCGTGAACGGTAAGAAGTTCCGCATGTGGAAACTGCGCAGCATGGTCAAAGGCGCTGACGAATTGCTCGAAACGTACCTCGCTGCCAATCCCGATGAGCGCCGCATCTGGGACGCCGTGCAAAAGCTGGACAACGATCCGCGCATCACACCGTTCGGTCGGGTGTTGCGGCAATCCTCCCTTGATGAACTTCCACAGCTTTGGAACGTCCTGCGCGGCGATATGAGCCTCGTTGGCCCACGCCCGATGACTCCCGATCAGGAAGGCATGTATCCCGGCCCGTTCTACTTCGGCGCGCTTCCGGGAATGACCGGCCCATGGCAGGTTTCGGATCGTAACGAGACGCTATTCAAGGAACGCGCCATTTACGATTTCCGCTACCGGCAGTCGGTTTCGCTCCTGACAGATCTTCAACTTCTGGTCGCGACCATCGGTGTTGTGTTTAAATGTACGGGGCGCTGA
- a CDS encoding right-handed parallel beta-helix repeat-containing protein: MFPRWMLLLSALMALSAGTATAQRFHYVVPPDHPASVSPDGSADAPWQGVDAALEAAKGGDIILLNDGAYGALRLRNVMFDLPVLIQSLNGKNAHFDFIWIDGESRNLSFRNLSVWKDTDATTQYQSLVQSGADTAWLTFEGLDIRGRGAEADSYLTWTADEWREAQSAVLLRGDDSLVRDCLIRGVGMGIALSGDRSEAVGNFIEGFAGDGLRAIGDFNRLAGNFVMNNVVVDENHDDGIQSWATEGAVRALVIEGNRIFEWTGPEAHPLRGPLQGIGLFDGFFDGLTIRNNLVEVSAWHGISVYGGRGVDIVNNTVVPRASEGASLPWIGVFAHKNGVEARDVRVANNVAPRFNMKPDASRNILYRNNFRLIAVELSFADPVAGDFRPREGSALIDAGDADLAPPADIDGVLRRMHGAPDIGAFELASGSE; the protein is encoded by the coding sequence ATGTTTCCGAGGTGGATGCTGCTTCTTTCGGCGCTGATGGCGCTGTCTGCCGGTACCGCCACCGCGCAGCGGTTTCATTATGTGGTACCGCCGGACCACCCTGCGAGCGTATCGCCAGACGGCTCGGCAGATGCGCCGTGGCAGGGGGTGGATGCTGCTTTGGAAGCGGCAAAGGGCGGCGATATCATCCTGCTCAATGACGGGGCCTACGGTGCCTTGCGGCTGCGGAACGTGATGTTTGACCTGCCGGTGTTGATCCAGTCGCTCAACGGTAAGAACGCGCATTTTGATTTTATCTGGATCGACGGTGAAAGCCGGAACCTGAGCTTCCGCAATCTGAGTGTCTGGAAGGACACTGATGCCACGACGCAATATCAGAGCCTTGTGCAATCTGGTGCGGACACGGCGTGGCTGACCTTCGAGGGGCTCGATATTCGCGGGCGCGGCGCGGAGGCAGACAGTTACCTGACGTGGACTGCCGACGAATGGCGGGAGGCGCAAAGCGCCGTGTTGCTGCGCGGCGATGACAGCTTGGTGCGAGATTGCCTGATCAGGGGGGTCGGCATGGGAATTGCGCTGTCCGGTGACAGATCGGAAGCGGTTGGTAATTTTATCGAGGGGTTTGCCGGTGACGGGCTGCGGGCGATTGGGGATTTCAACCGCTTGGCAGGGAATTTCGTGATGAACAATGTCGTGGTGGACGAAAACCACGATGATGGCATCCAGTCATGGGCGACGGAGGGAGCGGTGCGGGCGCTGGTGATAGAAGGCAACCGGATCTTCGAGTGGACGGGGCCGGAGGCGCACCCGCTGCGCGGCCCGCTGCAAGGGATCGGCTTGTTTGACGGGTTCTTTGACGGGCTGACGATCCGCAACAATCTGGTGGAGGTGAGTGCGTGGCATGGCATCTCTGTCTATGGCGGGCGGGGGGTTGATATCGTCAATAATACCGTTGTGCCGCGTGCGAGCGAGGGGGCGTCGCTGCCTTGGATCGGGGTGTTTGCGCATAAGAACGGCGTTGAGGCGCGTGATGTGCGGGTCGCCAATAATGTTGCGCCGCGGTTTAACATGAAGCCGGATGCGTCTCGTAATATCCTCTACCGTAACAATTTCCGCCTGATTGCGGTGGAGCTGAGCTTTGCCGATCCGGTGGCGGGGGATTTTCGTCCGCGCGAAGGGAGCGCCTTGATTGATGCAGGAGACGCCGATCTTGCGCCGCCTGCCGATATCGACGGGGTTCTGCGCCGGATGCACGGTGCGCCCGATATTGGCGCGTTCGAGTTGGCATCGGGGAGCGAGTGA